A single window of Malus sylvestris chromosome 5, drMalSylv7.2, whole genome shotgun sequence DNA harbors:
- the LOC126622688 gene encoding protein SICKLE-like, translating to MDESEKRKERLRAMRVEAKETEASHNVTTSAVPGYLSNPLAEDTTAIPVLEEPCAPFRFDFYSDPMAAFSSDNKRIKVGDQIAQDNFRHSNTGGFLGARLPSPLSGGPRNPQMTASPAHQFQRNYSPDQRMYQVLGSYQNFSPQRSPIGMERPFPMHHGNRPEVWNGVEFRPPAALLRRDSSSSINLLLLPISFSSKCSPSSFVFSRT from the coding sequence ATGGACGAATCCGAGAAGAGAAAGGAACGGCTTAGAGCAATGCGCGTCGAAGCTAAAGAGACCGAAGCTTCACATAATGTTACAACTTCAGCCGTCCCTGGTTACCTTTCCAATCCGTTGGCCGAAGATACTACAGCTATACCAGTCCTGGAGGAGCCCTGTGCTCCTTTTAGGTTTGACTTTTACTCAGATCCTATGGCAGCCTTCTCTTCTGACAATAAAAGGATTAAAGTCGGCGACCAGATTGCACAAGATAATTTTAGACATTCAAATACTGGTGGGTTTCTGGGGGCAAGGCTTCCGTCACCTCTTTCAGGAGGACCAAGGAACCCTCAAATGACTGCTTCTCCTGCTCATCAGTTTCAAAGAAATTATTCGCCTGACCAGAGAATGTACCAAGTACTAGGTTCCTATCAAAATTTTAGTCCTCAAAGAAGCCCCATAGGAATGGAAAGACCTTTCCCTATGCATCACGGGAATCGACCTGAAGTTTGGAATGGAGTTGAATTTAGACCACCAGCAGCTCTTCTCCGCCGTGACTCATCCTCCTCTATAAACCTTCTCCTTCTGCCTATCAGCTTCAGCAGCAAGTGCAGCCCCTCCTCCTTCGTCTTTTCTCGAACTTAG